A part of Streptomyces sp. NBC_01235 genomic DNA contains:
- a CDS encoding cyclopropane-fatty-acyl-phospholipid synthase family protein, with translation MADAAPRLHALVEQLLGAPLPVRVRAWDGSQAGPPDAPVLVVRNRRALRRLLFKPGELGLARAWVAGDLEVEGDLYVALDLLSGLLWERGEDARTLAQALRDPRFRAAVRGLVRLAGPPLPPAPPREEVRRTSHLHTRRTDRRAISHHYDVGNDFYELVLGPSMIYSCAYWESADSTLETAQRDKLELVCRKLDLGPGSRLLDVGCGWGSLAIHAAREHGANVVGITLSQEQAAYARKRVADAGLTDKVEIRVQDYRDVTDGPFDAISSIGMAEHVGSARYLEYAKVLLALLTPGGRLLNHQIARRPHRDESAYDVDAFIDAYVFPDGELAPVGTTVTQLERAGFEVRDVESIREHYALTLRRWVDRLEAAWDRAVHLTGPGRARVWRLYMAASAVAFERNRIGVNQVLAVRTPESGISGMPLRARTWN, from the coding sequence ATGGCTGACGCCGCACCGCGGCTTCATGCGCTTGTCGAACAGTTGCTGGGGGCCCCTCTCCCGGTGCGCGTCCGCGCCTGGGACGGTTCGCAGGCGGGCCCGCCCGACGCGCCCGTTCTGGTCGTACGCAACCGCAGGGCCCTGCGTCGTCTCCTGTTCAAACCGGGCGAACTGGGCCTCGCCCGCGCCTGGGTGGCCGGCGACCTGGAGGTCGAGGGGGACCTGTACGTCGCTCTCGACCTGCTCTCCGGCCTCCTCTGGGAACGCGGCGAGGACGCCCGTACCCTCGCCCAGGCCCTGCGCGACCCCCGGTTCCGCGCGGCCGTCCGGGGGCTGGTGAGACTCGCCGGGCCCCCGCTGCCGCCCGCCCCACCCCGCGAGGAGGTCCGCCGGACCAGTCATCTCCACACCCGTCGCACCGACAGACGCGCCATCAGTCATCACTACGACGTCGGCAACGACTTCTACGAGCTCGTCCTCGGTCCGTCCATGATCTACTCCTGCGCCTACTGGGAGTCCGCCGACAGCACCCTGGAGACCGCCCAGCGCGACAAGCTCGAACTGGTCTGCCGCAAGCTGGACCTGGGGCCGGGGAGCCGGCTGCTGGACGTCGGATGCGGCTGGGGTTCCCTCGCCATCCACGCGGCCCGCGAGCACGGGGCGAACGTCGTCGGGATCACGCTCTCCCAGGAGCAGGCGGCTTACGCCCGCAAGCGCGTCGCCGACGCGGGGCTCACCGACAAGGTCGAGATCCGCGTCCAGGACTATCGGGACGTCACCGACGGCCCGTTCGACGCGATCTCCTCCATCGGCATGGCGGAACACGTCGGCTCCGCGCGGTACCTGGAGTACGCGAAGGTCCTGCTCGCGCTGCTCACGCCGGGCGGCCGGCTGCTCAACCACCAGATCGCCCGCCGCCCGCACCGCGACGAGTCGGCGTACGACGTGGACGCGTTCATCGACGCCTACGTCTTCCCGGACGGCGAACTCGCCCCCGTGGGCACCACGGTCACCCAGCTCGAACGCGCCGGCTTCGAGGTCCGGGACGTCGAGTCGATCCGTGAGCACTACGCCCTCACACTGCGCCGCTGGGTCGACCGTCTGGAAGCCGCCTGGGACCGGGCCGTCCACCTCACCGGTCCCGGCCGCGCCCGTGTCTGGCGGCTCTACATGGCCGCCTCCGCCGTCGCCTTCGAACGCAATCGCATCGGCGTCAACCAGGTCCTGGCCGTCCGGACCCCCGAGTCGGGCATCTCCGGGATGCCGTTGCGCGCCCGCACCTGGAACTGA